Proteins encoded together in one Sphingomonas radiodurans window:
- the egtD gene encoding L-histidine N(alpha)-methyltransferase has protein sequence MLKPEIEDGQASLADPQFRADVLAGLERRPRAIPARWFYDRRGSELFEQITDLPEYYPTRTETSILAQIATELARQVPPHAALVEFGSGSSTKTPLVIDAIAPSAYVPIDISGEFLRDSSRVLSTAYPDLLVLPFEADFTRPLALPRTIADAPKLGFFPGSTIGNLIPLAAVDLLRAMRASLGQGAQLLIGMDRIKDKDVLERAYDDAAGVTAAFNMNLIGRINRELDGTIPEDAFRHRAIWNDDRARIEMHLEATRDVSFTVEGRDFSIASGETIHTENSHKYGARDARILLRAGGWTPVAEWTDPDGLFAVYLAEAQEPRPAP, from the coding sequence ATGCTGAAGCCAGAGATCGAGGACGGCCAGGCATCGCTGGCCGATCCGCAATTCCGTGCGGACGTGCTCGCCGGGCTCGAACGCCGCCCGCGCGCGATTCCCGCGCGCTGGTTCTACGATCGCCGTGGGTCCGAGCTGTTCGAACAAATCACCGACCTGCCGGAATATTACCCGACCCGTACCGAGACGAGCATACTCGCGCAGATCGCCACCGAGCTCGCGCGCCAGGTGCCGCCGCACGCCGCGCTGGTCGAGTTCGGCTCGGGCTCCTCGACCAAGACGCCGCTCGTGATCGATGCGATCGCGCCGTCGGCCTATGTCCCGATCGACATCTCGGGCGAGTTCCTGCGCGATTCCTCACGCGTGCTGTCGACCGCTTACCCCGACCTGCTGGTGCTGCCGTTCGAGGCCGATTTCACCCGCCCGCTCGCGCTGCCGCGCACGATCGCCGACGCGCCCAAGCTCGGCTTCTTCCCCGGCTCGACGATCGGCAACCTGATCCCGCTCGCCGCGGTCGATCTGCTGCGCGCGATGCGCGCATCGCTCGGCCAAGGCGCACAACTGCTGATCGGGATGGACCGGATCAAGGACAAAGACGTCCTAGAGCGCGCCTACGACGACGCCGCCGGCGTCACCGCGGCGTTCAACATGAACCTCATCGGCCGCATCAACCGCGAGCTCGACGGCACGATCCCCGAAGACGCGTTCCGCCACCGCGCGATCTGGAACGACGATCGCGCGCGGATCGAAATGCACCTCGAAGCGACGCGCGACGTGTCGTTCACCGTGGAAGGCCGCGACTTCTCCATCGCCTCGGGCGAAACGATCCACACCGAAAACAGCCACAAATACGGCGCCCGCGACGCCCGCATCCTGCTGCGCGCCGGCGGCTGGACGCCGGTCGCGGAGTGGACCGACCCCGACGGTCTGTTCGCCGTCTATCTCGCGGAGGCGCAGGAGCCGCGCCCGGCGCCCTGA
- the kynU gene encoding kynureninase — protein sequence MDAADPLAQCRARFVLPEGVIYLDGNSLGALPVATAGRVAETVERQWGTDLIASWNTHGWIDAPARLGARIAPLIGAGADEVIVADSTSANLFKLLVAACEARSGQSTILTEAGNFPTDLYVAQGVAATLPGRRVHAASDVAAAIDADTAVVLLTHVHYKSGAMLDMAAITAAAQAAGALVLWDLSHSVGAIEIDLNGCGADLAVGCGYKYLNGGPGAPAFLYVARALQEGLQSPLTGWMGHAAPFDFSDDYAAAPGMKRFLCGTPPILGMAALEAGLDTFDGVTMDAVVAKSRALSALLIAGIDARCPALTLVSPRDAAVRGSHVSVAHDHAWEICQALIARGVVGDFRAPDVLRLGLTALYTSFEDVWRAVEIIADVLAHESWRDPAYAVRAAVT from the coding sequence ATGGATGCCGCCGATCCGCTGGCGCAGTGCCGCGCGCGGTTCGTGCTGCCCGAGGGGGTGATCTACCTCGACGGCAATTCGCTCGGCGCGCTTCCGGTGGCGACCGCGGGGCGGGTGGCCGAGACGGTCGAGCGGCAATGGGGCACTGACCTCATCGCGAGCTGGAACACGCATGGCTGGATCGACGCGCCGGCGCGGCTGGGCGCGCGGATTGCACCGTTGATCGGGGCGGGGGCGGACGAGGTGATCGTCGCCGATTCGACCTCGGCGAACCTGTTCAAGCTGCTCGTGGCGGCGTGCGAGGCGCGGTCGGGGCAATCAACGATCCTGACCGAGGCAGGGAATTTTCCGACCGATCTGTATGTCGCGCAGGGCGTTGCGGCGACGCTGCCGGGGCGGCGGGTGCATGCCGCCAGCGATGTGGCGGCGGCGATCGACGCGGATACCGCGGTCGTGCTGCTGACGCACGTCCATTACAAGAGCGGCGCGATGCTCGACATGGCGGCCATCACCGCGGCGGCGCAAGCAGCGGGCGCGCTGGTGCTTTGGGATCTGAGCCATAGCGTCGGGGCGATCGAGATCGACCTGAACGGGTGCGGCGCCGATTTGGCGGTTGGGTGCGGGTATAAATATCTCAATGGCGGGCCGGGGGCGCCGGCGTTCCTGTATGTCGCGCGCGCGTTGCAGGAGGGGCTGCAATCGCCGCTGACGGGCTGGATGGGGCATGCGGCGCCGTTCGACTTCAGCGACGATTATGCCGCCGCGCCGGGGATGAAGCGCTTCCTGTGCGGGACGCCGCCGATCCTGGGGATGGCGGCACTGGAGGCGGGGCTCGATACGTTCGACGGCGTGACGATGGATGCGGTGGTCGCGAAGAGCCGCGCGCTGAGCGCGTTGCTGATCGCGGGGATCGATGCGCGTTGCCCGGCGCTCACGCTCGTGTCCCCACGCGATGCGGCGGTGCGGGGGAGCCATGTGAGCGTGGCGCACGACCATGCGTGGGAGATCTGCCAGGCGCTGATCGCGCGCGGCGTGGTGGGCGATTTCCGCGCGCCGGACGTGCTGCGACTGGGGCTTACGGCGCTGTATACGTCGTTCGAGGATGTCTGGCGCGCGGTGGAGATCATTGCCGACGTGCTGGCGCACGAAAGCTGGCGTGATCCAGCCTACGCGGTGCGCGCGGCGGTGACCTGA
- a CDS encoding tryptophan 2,3-dioxygenase — protein sequence METRETDHPAPPRSGPSYTSYLKLDELLKCQAPLSDTHDEMLFIVIHQASELWLKLCLHELDAARAAIAADQLDTAFKMMARVARIQQQLIGSWEILATITPADYSAMRHALGGSSGFQSHQYRAMEYLMGNKNEAMIGVFADAPHLQAVLADALHAPSIYDEALRALARAGLPVPEDRLTRDFTKPYETSAQVEACWGDVYAAPERYWDLYELAEKLVDLEYRFQLWRFGHLKTVERVIGFKRGTGGTAGVPYLAKVIDQVFFPELLTVRAVL from the coding sequence ATGGAAACCCGCGAGACCGATCACCCCGCCCCACCACGAAGCGGACCGAGCTACACCAGCTATCTCAAGCTGGACGAACTGCTCAAGTGCCAGGCGCCGCTGTCCGACACGCATGACGAGATGCTGTTTATCGTTATCCACCAGGCGTCCGAGCTGTGGCTGAAGCTGTGCCTGCACGAGCTGGACGCGGCGCGCGCGGCGATTGCGGCGGACCAGCTCGATACCGCGTTCAAGATGATGGCGCGGGTGGCGCGGATCCAGCAGCAGCTGATCGGCAGCTGGGAAATCCTCGCGACGATCACCCCGGCGGATTATTCGGCGATGCGGCATGCGCTGGGCGGCAGCTCGGGGTTTCAGTCGCATCAGTATCGCGCGATGGAATATCTGATGGGCAACAAGAATGAAGCGATGATCGGCGTGTTCGCCGATGCGCCGCACCTGCAGGCGGTGCTGGCGGACGCGCTGCATGCGCCGAGCATCTACGACGAGGCGCTGCGCGCACTGGCGCGGGCCGGGCTGCCGGTGCCGGAGGATCGGCTGACGCGCGATTTCACCAAGCCCTATGAGACATCGGCGCAGGTCGAGGCGTGCTGGGGCGACGTCTATGCCGCGCCGGAACGCTATTGGGATCTGTACGAACTCGCCGAGAAGCTGGTCGATCTGGAATATCGCTTCCAGCTGTGGCGGTTCGGGCATTTGAAGACGGTGGAGCGGGTGATCGGGTTCAAGCGCGGCACGGGCGGCACGGCGGGGGTGCCGTATCTCGCCAAGGTGATCGACCAGGTGTTCTTTCCCGAATTGCTGACGGTGAGGGCGGTGCTGTGA
- a CDS encoding NAD-dependent epimerase/dehydratase family protein, protein MAYLVTGAAGFIGAAVAQRLLDRGEQVIGIDNLSDYYPVHLKRDRLATLAHPNFTFAEVDIADAAALKAALAPQPITHIIHLAAQAGVRYSITNPEAYVQSNLVGHVNMLEYARRCDGLVSMSYASSSSVYGGNTKLPFAEDDRVDAPISLYAATKKADELMGNVYAHLFRLPLTGLRFFTVYGPWGRPDMALWLFTDAILQGKPIRVFNHGDMSRDFTFIDDIVAGVVAVTDSPPADDGKAPPHCVYNIGNNKPEQLLRMIDVLEDAIGIKAIRSLEPMQPGDVPATYADITAIARDHGFAPTTPIEVGIPRFVEWFKSYTGFE, encoded by the coding sequence ATGGCCTATCTCGTCACCGGCGCTGCCGGCTTCATCGGTGCCGCGGTCGCCCAGCGGCTGCTCGATCGCGGCGAACAAGTGATCGGGATCGACAACCTCAGCGATTACTATCCCGTCCACCTGAAACGCGACCGCCTCGCGACGCTCGCGCACCCCAACTTCACCTTTGCCGAAGTCGATATTGCTGACGCCGCCGCGCTCAAGGCCGCGCTCGCACCGCAGCCGATCACCCACATCATCCATCTCGCCGCGCAGGCCGGCGTGCGCTATTCGATCACCAACCCGGAGGCGTACGTGCAGTCGAACCTCGTCGGCCACGTCAACATGCTCGAATATGCGCGGCGGTGCGACGGCCTCGTCTCGATGAGCTACGCATCGTCGAGCTCGGTCTACGGCGGCAACACCAAGCTGCCGTTCGCCGAGGACGACCGCGTCGACGCGCCGATCTCGCTCTACGCCGCGACCAAGAAGGCCGACGAGCTGATGGGCAACGTCTACGCCCATCTCTTCCGCCTGCCGCTGACGGGACTCAGGTTCTTCACCGTCTATGGCCCATGGGGCCGGCCGGACATGGCGCTATGGCTGTTCACCGACGCGATCCTGCAGGGCAAGCCGATCCGCGTGTTCAACCACGGCGACATGAGCCGCGATTTCACCTTCATCGACGATATCGTCGCGGGCGTCGTCGCGGTCACCGACAGCCCGCCCGCCGATGACGGCAAGGCCCCGCCGCACTGCGTCTACAACATCGGCAACAACAAGCCCGAACAGCTGCTGCGGATGATCGACGTGCTCGAAGACGCGATCGGCATCAAGGCGATCCGCAGCCTCGAACCGATGCAGCCCGGCGACGTCCCCGCCACCTACGCCGACATCACCGCCATCGCGCGCGACCACGGCTTCGCCCCGACCACCCCGATCGAAGTCGGCATCCCAAGGTTCGTAGAGTGGTTCAAGAGCTACACCGGCTTCGAATAA
- a CDS encoding glycoside hydrolase family 108 protein, which yields MIDDLIDAVIDREGNYSHHPADRGGATRWGITEAVARANGYTGDMRHFAREAAAAIYRRIYWHRPRFDQVATRAPAIAAELFDTGVNMGPAVAVAFLQRALNALNRGARDYADVLLDGRIGAQTLAALDGFLAHRAPAGETVLLKAIEALQGERYLSLAERRPANEAFLYGWLANRLG from the coding sequence TTGATCGACGACCTGATCGACGCCGTCATCGACCGCGAAGGAAATTACAGCCACCACCCCGCCGACCGCGGCGGCGCCACGCGCTGGGGCATCACCGAAGCCGTCGCGCGCGCCAATGGCTACACCGGCGACATGCGCCACTTCGCGCGCGAAGCCGCCGCCGCGATCTACCGCCGCATCTACTGGCACCGCCCACGCTTCGATCAGGTCGCCACGCGCGCACCGGCCATTGCGGCGGAGCTGTTCGACACCGGCGTCAACATGGGGCCGGCGGTCGCCGTCGCCTTCCTCCAGCGCGCGCTCAACGCGCTTAACCGCGGCGCGCGCGACTATGCCGACGTGCTGCTCGATGGCCGCATCGGCGCGCAGACGCTCGCCGCGCTCGACGGCTTCCTCGCGCATCGCGCCCCCGCCGGCGAGACCGTGCTGCTCAAGGCGATCGAGGCGCTTCAGGGCGAACGCTACCTCAGCCTCGCCGAGCGCCGCCCGGCCAACGAGGCGTTCCTCTACGGCTGGCTCGCGAACCGCCTCGGTTAA
- a CDS encoding holin family protein has translation MALLDAIIGPVAGLIDKIIPDPQAREAAKLELLRLEGTQELDRIKAQIAGVLAEAGSTDPWTSRARPSFLYVMYALLLWSIPMGLIAAIRPETAEAIARGMNAYLAGLPEPLYALFGTGYLGYTVAREWGKAKVR, from the coding sequence ATGGCATTGCTCGATGCGATCATCGGCCCCGTCGCAGGGCTGATCGACAAGATCATCCCCGATCCCCAGGCGCGCGAGGCGGCAAAGCTCGAACTGCTGCGGCTGGAAGGCACGCAGGAACTCGACCGGATCAAGGCGCAGATAGCCGGCGTGCTGGCCGAGGCCGGCTCCACCGATCCCTGGACCAGCCGCGCACGGCCAAGCTTCCTCTACGTCATGTACGCGCTGCTCTTGTGGTCGATCCCGATGGGGCTGATCGCCGCAATTCGCCCGGAAACGGCGGAGGCGATCGCGCGCGGCATGAACGCCTATCTCGCCGGCCTACCCGAGCCGCTCTACGCGCTCTTTGGCACCGGATATCTGGGCTACACCGTCGCGCGCGAATGGGGGAAAGCCAAGGTGCGGTGA
- the hslV gene encoding ATP-dependent protease subunit HslV gives MSEHNSMPVWHGTTILSVRRGGKVVVAGDGQVSMGQTVMKPNARKVRTLGPEAKVIAGFAGATADAFTLFERLEAKLERHQGQLMRAAVELAKDWRTDKYLRNLEAMMIVADKDVSLILTGNGDVLEPEAGIAAIGSGGNFALAAARALVDYEQDAETICRKAMKIAAEVCVYTNDRLVVETLDSSS, from the coding sequence ATGAGCGAACATAACAGCATGCCGGTGTGGCACGGCACCACCATCCTCTCGGTGCGCCGCGGCGGAAAGGTTGTCGTCGCGGGCGACGGCCAGGTCTCGATGGGGCAGACGGTGATGAAGCCCAACGCCCGCAAGGTGCGCACGCTCGGCCCGGAGGCGAAGGTGATCGCCGGCTTCGCCGGCGCGACCGCGGACGCCTTCACGCTGTTCGAGCGGCTCGAAGCCAAGCTCGAACGCCACCAGGGCCAGCTGATGCGCGCCGCGGTCGAGCTCGCGAAGGACTGGCGGACCGACAAATATCTCCGCAACCTAGAAGCGATGATGATCGTCGCCGACAAGGACGTGTCGCTGATCCTGACGGGCAACGGCGACGTGCTCGAGCCCGAAGCCGGCATCGCCGCGATCGGCTCAGGCGGCAACTTCGCCCTCGCCGCCGCCCGCGCGCTGGTCGATTACGAACAGGACGCCGAAACGATCTGCCGCAAGGCAATGAAGATCGCAGCCGAAGTATGCGTCTACACCAATGACCGGCTGGTGGTGGAGACGCTCGACAGCTCGAGCTAA
- a CDS encoding amidohydrolase gives MISRTSAVVRWLATGATALSLIACSQGDARPKAASSKAPPKPYSRDPYASTYRAYPGVPTVVRNVTIYDGEGGRIDNGQVLFAEGKIVAVGQTVDAPTDAQVIDGTGKWVTPGIIDIHSHLGDYPTPSVQAHSDGNEATGPITADVWAEHSVWPQDPGFSRALANGGVTTLQILPGSANLMGGRSVVLKNVYARTMQAMKFPGAPYGLKMACGENPKRVYGSKGRQPSTRMGNVAVDRATWAKAQSYRRKWDKYDADGGDMPDRDIGMDTLRGVLAGEILIQNHCYRADEMAIVEDMAKEFGYKVIAFHHAVEAYKIADILKANGTCAAVWADWYGFKMESYDGIGENLAILERAGACAMIHSDDENGIQRLNQEVAKVLASGRHAGIDIAPQVAWKWLSLGPATALGIADKTGSLKPGKMADVVLWNGDPFSVYTRPERVWIDGALLYDANDPKRRPVSDFELGQPGSGDVK, from the coding sequence ATGATCTCTCGCACTTCCGCCGTCGTTCGCTGGCTGGCGACCGGCGCCACCGCGCTTTCGCTGATCGCCTGTTCGCAAGGCGATGCCCGTCCCAAAGCCGCCTCGTCCAAGGCGCCGCCAAAGCCCTATTCCCGCGATCCCTACGCCAGCACCTACCGCGCCTACCCCGGCGTCCCGACGGTCGTCCGCAACGTCACCATCTACGACGGCGAAGGCGGCCGGATCGACAATGGACAGGTGCTGTTCGCCGAGGGCAAGATCGTCGCCGTCGGTCAAACAGTCGATGCCCCCACCGACGCACAAGTGATCGACGGCACCGGCAAGTGGGTCACCCCCGGCATCATCGATATCCACAGCCACCTCGGCGATTATCCCACCCCCAGCGTGCAGGCGCACAGCGACGGCAACGAGGCGACCGGCCCGATCACCGCCGACGTCTGGGCCGAACACAGCGTCTGGCCGCAGGATCCCGGCTTCAGCCGCGCGCTCGCCAATGGCGGCGTCACCACGCTGCAGATCCTGCCCGGCTCGGCGAACCTGATGGGTGGCCGCTCGGTCGTCCTCAAGAACGTCTACGCCCGCACGATGCAGGCGATGAAATTCCCCGGCGCGCCCTACGGCCTCAAGATGGCGTGCGGCGAGAACCCCAAGCGCGTCTACGGCTCGAAGGGTCGCCAGCCCTCCACCCGCATGGGCAATGTCGCGGTCGATCGCGCCACCTGGGCGAAGGCGCAGAGCTATCGTCGCAAGTGGGACAAATACGATGCCGACGGCGGCGACATGCCCGATCGCGACATCGGCATGGACACGCTCCGCGGCGTGCTCGCGGGCGAAATCCTGATCCAGAACCACTGCTATCGCGCCGACGAAATGGCGATCGTCGAGGATATGGCGAAGGAATTCGGCTACAAGGTCATCGCGTTCCACCATGCGGTGGAAGCGTACAAGATCGCCGACATCCTGAAGGCCAACGGCACCTGCGCCGCCGTCTGGGCCGATTGGTACGGCTTCAAGATGGAAAGCTACGACGGGATCGGCGAGAATCTCGCGATCCTCGAGCGCGCCGGCGCCTGCGCGATGATCCATTCGGACGACGAAAACGGCATTCAGCGCTTGAACCAGGAAGTCGCCAAGGTGCTCGCCTCGGGTCGCCACGCCGGGATCGACATCGCGCCGCAAGTCGCGTGGAAGTGGCTGTCGCTCGGCCCTGCCACCGCGCTCGGCATCGCCGACAAGACCGGCAGCCTCAAGCCCGGCAAGATGGCCGACGTCGTCTTGTGGAATGGCGATCCGTTCAGCGTCTACACCCGCCCCGAACGCGTCTGGATCGATGGCGCGTTGCTCTACGACGCGAACGATCCGAAACGCCGCCCCGTCAGCGATTTCGAACTCGGCCAGCCCGGCTCGGGAGACGTTAAGTGA
- a CDS encoding amidohydrolase family protein — translation MKRAFLLLATMLASPAAAQTVAITGATVATGDGSAPIENGTVVFQNGRIVAAGAGVAVPAGAQVIDGTGKWVAPGFVAGFSDLGITDAAGVQESNDSGARTAPFNAALDVSVAINPAEVKIANERLGGVTRALIAPEASNSIFAGQGAVIDLGDDPDAVTRPRAFQFVELGEAGGRLAGGSRPAAYAMLRDALAQAEDYRRNPAAFGGREKDSLVKRGDAQALLRVLDGTTPLVVHVERASDILTVLALPREYPKLKLVLTGASEGWMVAREIAAARVPVIAAALADLPAQFESLAATESNVGRMRAAGVTVGLASTGASGGEHNLRQFAGNLVAISRVPGHSGLTWGQALAAITSGPAAALGMDGELGSLRAGRRADVVLWDGDPLELSSAPTAVWIDGRAQPMRSRQRALRDRYLVPTEGALPKAYER, via the coding sequence GTGAAGCGGGCGTTCCTCCTCCTCGCCACGATGCTGGCCAGCCCCGCGGCGGCACAAACGGTCGCGATCACAGGCGCGACCGTCGCGACCGGTGACGGCTCGGCACCGATCGAGAATGGCACCGTCGTCTTCCAGAACGGCCGCATCGTCGCCGCCGGCGCAGGCGTCGCGGTCCCCGCCGGCGCGCAAGTAATCGATGGCACCGGCAAGTGGGTCGCCCCCGGTTTCGTCGCCGGCTTCAGCGATCTCGGCATCACCGACGCCGCTGGCGTTCAGGAAAGCAATGATTCCGGCGCGCGAACCGCGCCGTTCAACGCCGCGCTCGACGTGTCGGTGGCGATCAACCCAGCCGAAGTGAAGATCGCCAACGAGCGCCTCGGCGGCGTCACCCGCGCGCTGATCGCGCCCGAGGCATCGAACTCGATCTTCGCCGGCCAGGGCGCGGTGATCGACCTCGGCGACGATCCCGACGCCGTCACCCGCCCACGCGCCTTCCAGTTCGTCGAGCTGGGCGAAGCCGGCGGTCGGCTCGCCGGCGGCAGCCGCCCCGCCGCCTACGCCATGCTCCGCGACGCGCTGGCGCAGGCAGAGGATTATCGCCGCAACCCGGCCGCCTTCGGTGGCCGCGAGAAGGATTCGCTGGTCAAGCGCGGCGACGCGCAGGCGCTGCTGCGCGTGCTCGACGGCACCACGCCGCTCGTCGTTCATGTCGAGCGCGCGAGCGACATCCTGACCGTGCTCGCGCTGCCGCGTGAGTATCCCAAGCTCAAGCTGGTGCTGACCGGCGCCAGCGAAGGCTGGATGGTCGCGCGCGAAATCGCCGCGGCGCGCGTCCCCGTCATCGCCGCCGCGCTCGCCGATCTGCCCGCACAGTTCGAATCGCTGGCGGCAACCGAGTCGAACGTCGGCCGCATGCGCGCCGCCGGCGTCACCGTCGGCCTCGCCTCGACTGGCGCCAGCGGCGGCGAGCATAATCTGCGCCAATTCGCCGGCAACCTCGTTGCGATCAGCCGCGTGCCCGGCCATTCGGGCCTCACCTGGGGCCAGGCGCTCGCCGCGATCACCTCCGGCCCGGCGGCAGCGCTCGGCATGGACGGCGAGCTCGGCTCGCTTCGTGCCGGCCGTCGTGCAGACGTCGTGCTGTGGGACGGCGACCCGCTCGAACTCTCCTCCGCCCCCACCGCCGTCTGGATCGACGGCCGCGCGCAACCGATGCGCTCACGCCAGCGCGCGCTGCGCGACCGCTATCTCGTGCCCACCGAAGGCGCGTTGCCGAAAGCCTATGAGCGCTGA
- a CDS encoding heme lyase CcmF/NrfE family subunit — MIAETGLIALWLAATLALMQLALAALAVHRGDDTLAAAVRPVAIVQGALALLAMAALIRVFLTSDMSVALVVANSHSAKPWLYKFAGAWGNHEGSMLLWVTILGLAGAAVAALERRLAERTLTATLGAQAAIALGFYAFLLFASNPFARLFDPPADGQGLNPLLQDPGLAFHPPTLYAGYVGLSVAFSFAVGAMITRDVGPVFARAMRPWVLGAWIFLTLGITAGSYWAYYELGWGGWWFWDPVENASLMPWLAATALLHCVSVLATRDGLRAWTVMLAVVAFSMSMLGTFLVRSGILTSVHAFAVDPSRGTFILILLALYIGGALALFATRIGSVRAGTTFDPVSREGALVANNLLLSVILGVVLIGTFYPIVAASFGTQLSVGPPFFEKAAGPIALVLFAIMAAGPLLRWRRDDARALLKRMALPIAATALAAVSLIALAGPMTILALLGLALAAGLAVASVAPLFGRNLLRTPLFVYGMVVAHLGIAVSLAGMTASNAFTRETLVAATIGEPARVGPWRVVLRGIRPVIGDNWTALEGRLEVQRGEAPALLLKPQSRFFANPPTTTNESAILTAPDGQLYTVLGQSDARGRWQLRLWWKPWVTLIWFGGALIAFGGLLSIAGHALRDRRQKRRAIEAERAAAYREAWGA, encoded by the coding sequence ATGATCGCCGAAACCGGCCTCATCGCGCTGTGGCTCGCCGCAACGCTCGCGCTGATGCAGCTCGCGCTCGCCGCGCTCGCCGTGCATCGGGGCGACGACACGCTCGCCGCCGCCGTCCGCCCTGTCGCGATCGTGCAAGGCGCGCTGGCACTACTCGCGATGGCAGCGCTGATCCGCGTCTTCCTCACGTCGGACATGTCGGTCGCGCTGGTCGTCGCGAACAGCCATTCGGCCAAGCCGTGGCTGTACAAGTTCGCCGGCGCATGGGGGAACCACGAAGGCTCGATGCTGCTGTGGGTCACGATCCTCGGCCTTGCCGGCGCCGCGGTCGCCGCGCTCGAGCGTCGCCTCGCCGAACGTACGCTCACCGCCACGCTCGGCGCGCAGGCGGCGATCGCACTCGGTTTCTACGCCTTCCTGCTCTTCGCCTCGAACCCGTTCGCGCGGCTGTTCGATCCGCCAGCCGACGGTCAGGGCCTCAACCCGCTGCTGCAGGATCCCGGCCTCGCCTTCCACCCGCCGACGCTCTACGCCGGCTATGTCGGGCTCTCCGTCGCCTTCTCGTTCGCGGTCGGCGCGATGATCACGCGCGATGTCGGCCCGGTCTTTGCGCGCGCGATGCGCCCGTGGGTGCTCGGCGCCTGGATCTTCCTCACGCTCGGCATCACCGCCGGCAGCTACTGGGCTTATTACGAGCTCGGCTGGGGCGGTTGGTGGTTCTGGGATCCGGTCGAGAACGCCTCGCTGATGCCCTGGCTCGCCGCGACTGCGCTGCTCCACTGCGTCAGCGTGCTCGCCACCCGTGATGGCCTGCGCGCCTGGACGGTGATGCTGGCGGTCGTCGCATTCAGCATGTCGATGCTCGGCACGTTCCTGGTCCGCTCGGGGATCCTGACGAGCGTCCACGCCTTCGCCGTAGATCCCTCGCGCGGCACTTTCATCCTCATCCTCCTCGCGCTCTACATCGGCGGCGCGCTGGCCTTGTTCGCGACCCGCATCGGTTCCGTCCGCGCCGGCACCACCTTCGATCCGGTGAGCCGCGAAGGCGCGCTCGTCGCCAACAACCTCCTACTCTCGGTGATCCTCGGCGTCGTGCTGATCGGCACCTTTTACCCGATCGTCGCGGCATCGTTCGGCACGCAGCTCTCGGTCGGCCCGCCGTTCTTCGAAAAAGCCGCCGGCCCGATCGCGCTCGTCCTGTTCGCGATCATGGCCGCCGGGCCGCTCCTGCGCTGGCGCCGCGACGACGCGCGCGCGCTGCTGAAGCGGATGGCGCTGCCGATCGCCGCAACGGCGCTCGCAGCCGTGTCGCTCATCGCCCTCGCCGGCCCGATGACCATCCTCGCGCTCCTCGGCCTCGCGCTGGCCGCCGGGCTGGCAGTGGCGAGCGTCGCGCCGCTGTTCGGCCGCAACCTGCTCCGCACGCCGCTGTTCGTCTACGGTATGGTCGTCGCGCATCTCGGCATTGCGGTCAGCCTCGCCGGCATGACCGCGTCGAACGCCTTCACGCGCGAGACGCTGGTCGCCGCCACCATCGGCGAGCCCGCGCGGGTCGGCCCGTGGCGCGTCGTGCTGCGCGGTATCCGCCCGGTGATCGGCGACAATTGGACCGCGCTCGAAGGCCGGCTCGAGGTACAGCGCGGCGAGGCGCCTGCGCTGCTGCTCAAGCCGCAATCGCGCTTCTTCGCCAATCCGCCCACGACCACCAACGAAAGCGCGATCCTCACCGCGCCCGATGGCCAGCTCTACACCGTCCTCGGCCAGTCCGACGCGCGCGGCCGCTGGCAGCTGCGGCTATGGTGGAAGCCATGGGTAACGCTGATCTGGTTCGGCGGCGCGCTGATCGCGTTCGGCGGCCTGCTGTCGATCGCCGGCCATGCCTTGCGTGACCGGCGACAGAAGCGCCGCGCGATCGAGGCCGAGCGAGCCGCCGCCTATCGCGAGGCCTGGGGCGCGTGA
- a CDS encoding redoxin family protein, which yields MSRWLLWLPLALFAIVAVFAARELRHPNDRTVYSAMNGEPVPNFALPPIVSGKPGLAIADLKTGQPRLLNVFASWCMPCIVEAPQLMKLKAQGIPIDAIAVRDTGPELAAFLARNGDPYARIGDDRDSRVQLALGSAGVPETFVIDGRGVVVKQHVGVISDDDVAALAKAWRDAR from the coding sequence GTGAGCCGCTGGCTGCTGTGGCTGCCGCTCGCGCTGTTCGCGATCGTCGCGGTGTTCGCCGCGCGCGAGCTGCGCCACCCCAACGACCGCACCGTCTATTCCGCGATGAACGGCGAGCCGGTGCCCAACTTCGCGCTGCCGCCGATCGTGTCCGGCAAGCCAGGCCTCGCGATCGCCGACCTCAAGACCGGGCAGCCGCGCCTCCTCAACGTCTTCGCCAGCTGGTGCATGCCGTGCATCGTCGAGGCGCCGCAACTGATGAAGCTGAAGGCGCAGGGCATCCCGATCGACGCCATCGCCGTCCGCGACACAGGCCCCGAGCTCGCCGCGTTCCTGGCGCGCAACGGCGACCCCTACGCCCGCATCGGCGACGATCGCGACAGCCGCGTCCAGCTCGCGCTCGGCTCGGCGGGTGTCCCCGAGACGTTCGTGATCGACGGCCGTGGCGTCGTGGTGAAACAGCACGTCGGCGTCATCAGCGACGACGACGTGGCCGCGCTGGCAAAGGCGTGGCGCGACGCGCGGTAG